From one Papio anubis isolate 15944 chromosome 12, Panubis1.0, whole genome shotgun sequence genomic stretch:
- the APOA1 gene encoding apolipoprotein A-I precursor — MKATVLTLAVLFLTGSQARHFWQQDEPPQTPWDRVKDLVTVYVEALKDSGKDYVSQFEGSALGKQLNLKLLDNWDSVTSTVSKLREQLGPVTQEFWDNLEKETEGLRQEMSKDLEEVKAKVQPYLDDFQKKWQEEMELYRQKVEPLRAELHEGTRQKLHELHEKLSPLGEEVRDRARAHVDALRTHLAPYSDELRQRLAARLEALKENGGARLAEYHAKASEHLSTLSEKAKPALEDLRQGLLPVLESFKVSFLSALEEYTKKLSTQ; from the exons ATGAAAGCTACGGTGCTGACCTTGGCCGTGCTCTTCCTGACGG gGAGCCAGGCTCGGCATTTCTGGCAGCAAGATGAACCCCCACAGACCCCCTGGGATCGAGTGAAGGACCTGGTCACTGTGTACGTGGAAGCACTCAAAGACAGCGGCAAAGACTATGTGTCCCAGTTTGAAGGCTCCGCCTTGGGAAAACAGCTAAA CCTAAAGCTCCTGGACAACTGGGACAGCGTGACCTCCACCGTCAGCAAGCTGCGCGAACAGCTCGGCCCGGTGACCCAGGAGTTCTGGGATAACCTGGAAAAGGAGACagagggcctgaggcaggagatgagCAAGGATCTGGAGGAGGTGAAGGCCAAGGTGCAGCCCTACCTGGACGACTTCCAGAAGAAGTGGCAGGAGGAGATGGAGCTCTACCGCCAGAAGGTGGAGCCGCTGCGCGCAGAGCTCCACGAGGGCACGCGCCAGAAGCTGCACGAGCTGCACGAGAAACTGAGCCCGCTGGGGGAGGAGGTGCGCGACCGCGCGCGCGCCCACGTGGACGCGCTGCGCACGCATCTGGCCCCCTACAGCGATGAGCTGCGCCAGCGCCTGGCCGCGCGCCTTGAGGCGCTCAAGGAGAACGGCGGCGCCCGCCTGGCGGAGTACCACGCCAAGGCCAGCGAGCATCTGAGCACGCTCAGCGAGAAGGCCAAGCCCGCGCTCGAGGACCTCCGCCAGGGCCTGCTGCCCGTGCTGGAGAGCTTCAAGGTCAGCTTCCTGAGCGCTCTCGAGGAGTACACTAAGAAGCTCAGCACCCAGTGA